TCAATACTTATCTCACCAAGATAAAATTCCCTGTTATAACACGTGGAACATTTGTGGATGAAACGCCGCGAATCAAAACTGTATAAGTTCCCATCTCCTGTTCTTTCCCATTCCACGTTCCGTCCCAGCCCGGTGTTGATCCATTACCTGTATAAACCTCCTGACCCCAACGATTATAAATACTGTAAACTTCAATTTCTCCACTACCTGAATAAATTGGTGCCCATACATCATTAATTCCATCTTCATTTGGTGAAAATGCTGTTGGAAGTGCAATTTCGCCAACCACATAAATAGTGATTGAGTCCACACCAATACATCCATTTTCATCAGTTCCGGTAACATAATAAGTAGTTGTAAATTCTGGCTGAGCTATTGGATTCGCAATATGCGTATCACTTAAACCTGTGGACGGTTCCCATTCATATTCCACGGCACCGGTAACATTTAATTGTGTACTTTCACCTTCAAAACCATCAATTGTATCGTTAGGGCTTGCTGTAGCAGTGATAACCAACGATGAAAATACAGATACATCAACCTCATCAGTATTTATACATCCATTTGCATCCACACCTGTAACAGTATAAGTTGTATTATCATCAACTGTACAAATTGGATCTGGACAATCGTCGCAGCTTAAGCCTGTAGAAGGTTCCCAGGTATATTCAATTCCACCTTCTGCTTGTAATTGAACAGAACCTTCAGGACAAAGTTCGGTATCTGCACCAGCATCTATGTTCGGCAAAGGATTAACTGTAACTACCATTTCGTCCGTATCAGAGCAACCATGTTGCGTAAATGCAGTTAATGTATAAGTAGTTGTGGTTGTTGGAGATGCATCGGCATTCGGATCTACAGGATCAGATAAACCCGTAATTGGAGACCACATATATGTTTCTCCACCGGAGCCATCTAATTCAACAGAACTACCAATACAAACTTCAAGATCTTCACCCGCATCAGCTGTAATATCTCCTTCATAAATTATGATCAATTTTCTGGACAATACCCCACAAAATCCTCCTAATCCTTCCATAGAAATTGAACCGTTACCATCTGGTGTAAAGTGTGAAATTTCAGAAGTTGTAATATCGCCTGTTCCACCTTCATAAGTCCATGTCCACTCATAACTTTCTCCACCCGAAATTTCTATTTCTATTTCCTCGTAATTACAAATATATAATGTATCATCAGCCGGAGCCGGTTCGCCATCCACTAAAACGTCAACAGGTAATGTTGCTTCAAGAGCATTGGTAAGGTCATCAATATTAAGAATATAAGCAAAGGTAACTGTGCGACATTCGCCCGCAGGAATTACCGGAACTTTAAAGGTGATCTGTGTAGCACAATCGCAAGTAACTGTTTCTCCTTCACCGTTTGAATACCCGCCCGTGCCATTCCAGGCATTTTCAGCAGTTCCCTCATCGGTTCCGAAGAGTCCAAAAGATGCTCTGGCCATAGTATCCAATGCACCCATCCCAAGAAAACAACCTATTGTTGTGCCTGTTGCTGTAACCAGCGCTGTGCAAGTGTCGGGTGGATTTACTTCAATAACATTATCTGTCCAATAATCACCTGCAAGGGCTACATCCTGATCAGGGTCAACATTGCGTTTGTAGTATAAATTATTTACATCAGTTGCTCCGTCATTACAAAAGGTAACTTCCGTAAGAAAATATACTTCATTTTCCGGAACTATTGTTTTTTGAGTGATATGTAGATTAATACCTGCAATATCACCTTCCCATACACTTACATATTCGCTGGCTGCATAATAATAATCAGTTATACTTCCGGGAATTTCAGCACCCCCGCAACTTTGATCGGTATTGGTATAGGTTGTTGCACCAATTTGAACCTGCCAACCCTCAACCGGGGAACCAGGCACAAAGTAGTCACCGCAAAATACCGGATCACCCACATCCCATCCGTCTTCACCCGGATCGGCAACAAAACCAAGTCCGGTAAAAGGGGTGGTTTCATGATAATCCCCCGGAGGAGATTCGTTCGAACCATAAGCACCGCACTGGTTTACCCCTACTTCCACATAATTACCCTTGAGAAAACAGTTCGAACCAATAATTTGTCCGTACCCACTGTTTATCCCTATTAATAGAATAATTGCTACCTGTAATAAACTTTTTTTAATCATTACTTTCATTTTTAGTTTTGAATACTTCCAATCTTCTTAGTCTCATATAGCATTCAAATCCTAATATTATTTATCTTACTAATGTAAAATTCCCTGTTATAACCCGCGGAACATTTGCTGATGAAACGCCGCGAATCAAAACAGTATAAGTTCCCATCTCCTGTTCTTTCCCATTCCACGTTCCGTCCCAGCCCGGTGTTGATCCATTACCTGTATAAACCTCCTGACCCCAACGATTATAAATACTGTAAACTTCAATTACTCCACTACCTGAATAAATTGGTGCCCATACATCATTAATTCCATCCTCATTTGGTGAAAATGCTGTTGGAAGTGCAATTTCCCCAACCACATAAATAATGATCGTGTCCACATCAATACATCCATTTTCATCAGTTCCTGTAACGTAATAAGTAGTTGTAAATTCTGGCTGAGCTATTGGATTCGAAATATGTGTATCACTTAAACCTGTGGACGGTTCCCATTCATATTCCTCGGCACCAGTAACATTTAATTGTGTACTTTCACCTTCAAAACCATCAATAGTGTCGTTAGGGGTTGCTGTAACAATGATATCCAACGTTGAAAATACAGATACATCGATCTCATCAGTATTTATACAACCATTTGCATCAACTCCAGTTACGGTATAAGTTGTGTTTTCATTAACAGTGCAATCAGGATTAGGGCAATCATCACAACTGAGTCCTGTTGAAGGGTCCCATGTATATTCTACAGCACCTGTTGCTTCCAATTGTATTAATCCTTCCGGACATAAATTCACATCATCTCCCGCATCTACCACAGGAAGTGCGTGA
The genomic region above belongs to Bacteroidota bacterium and contains:
- a CDS encoding gliding motility-associated C-terminal domain-containing protein, which gives rise to MIKKSLLQVAIILLIGINSGYGQIIGSNCFLKGNYVEVGVNQCGAYGSNESPPGDYHETTPFTGLGFVADPGEDGWDVGDPVFCGDYFVPGSPVEGWQVQIGATTYTNTDQSCGGAEIPGSITDYYYAASEYVSVWEGDIAGINLHITQKTIVPENEVYFLTEVTFCNDGATDVNNLYYKRNVDPDQDVALAGDYWTDNVIEVNPPDTCTALVTATGTTIGCFLGMGALDTMARASFGLFGTDEGTAENAWNGTGGYSNGEGETVTCDCATQITFKVPVIPAGECRTVTFAYILNIDDLTNALEATLPVDVLVDGEPAPADDTLYICNYEEIEIEISGGESYEWTWTYEGGTGDITTSEISHFTPDGNGSISMEGLGGFCGVLSRKLIIIYEGDITADAGEDLEVCIGSSVELDGSGGETYMWSPITGLSDPVDPNADASPTTTTTYTLTAFTQHGCSDTDEMVVTVNPLPNIDAGADTELCPEGSVQLQAEGGIEYTWEPSTGLSCDDCPDPICTVDDNTTYTVTGVDANGCINTDEVDVSVFSSLVITATASPNDTIDGFEGESTQLNVTGAVEYEWEPSTGLSDTHIANPIAQPEFTTTYYVTGTDENGCIGVDSITIYVVGEIALPTAFSPNEDGINDVWAPIYSGSGEIEVYSIYNRWGQEVYTGNGSTPGWDGTWNGKEQEMGTYTVLIRGVSSTNVPRVITGNFILVR